TacaaacaatatatatgtataaaagtAAAAAGGGTAAGTTCcgcgcatgtgtgtgtatgtgtgtgtgtgtgtgtgtgtgccgtgGTGTGTATGAATCGTTTCCAAGAAATAtgctctttgtttttgaattttgaaaaacaataaacacgTGCGGCCATAATCCCTTGCCCGCAATCCATCCTTTTAATCCCGCTCCGCACGCAAACTTGCTCCGCTCCGCCATCATCCAGTTTAGAGCGTGAATTCTTCTCCTCTTCTCCGGTTCGTGTCACCGCCCTAGTTATATATCTTGATGGCCTTCTCGGAGAAGTTAAGCGAACTGCGCTTACGCGACTTGTTGATGTGATCCAAGCCAAAGAAGGGCAACTGGCCGCTGGTCCACGAGCGATAAACCTCCAGATCAACGGGCGTATTGTCATTAACATCCGCATTGTGACCCATAGAGATTACGCAGAATTTGTAGTTTTCCCACTCCTTGTCCTGCACATTCAGACGACGCTGGATGCGCTGCTTAAGTGCACCGTATGGCTCACCTTGGCGCGCCTTGGTTAGGAAGGGTATGCCGAATGAGTTGTACAGCTCTTTGCTGAAATGGGCCACTGGTATGAGGAACTCATTCTCCGCCAGTTGCATATCCTCCGCCGGCACCTCCTCGATGCGAAAAGTCTTTTGAGCGCCCTGTGCGGTCGTTATTGACTCGTTGGACTTTAGCAGCGTATCCAGCGGTATATCGTCCTTGCATACCGCCACAATCTTATGATTGCTAATCTTCAACAGGCGCAATTTGCGACGGCTGTTCTCCGCAAACGAGATTTTCTTTGCCGCCTCCTCCAGCAATCCTTTCACCGTATCGTTCTTATTGGGGTAAAGTACCAGCTCCTTTTCGTCCTTAAGATCACTGCTCACCCAGACGCACTTGAACTGCTTCTTATTATCCAGCTCGTGGATGCTAAGCGATAGTCGTTGATAGAAGATACGCTTGGTTGAGCTCTGTTTGGTGTAAGAAACCAGATCCTTGATGGTGCCCTTCAATAAATAGTAAACTTTAATGGAAAAAGcattaattgcatatttatatttacctTAAATGTGTAGGGTACAGCATTGCCCGCCGTCTCCTTGTAGTTGTTGATGCACATGAAGAACTGCAGCTTCTGTGGATCGGTATTCAAGCGCTCGGCCACCGCATTGGCGAGCTGATCGTAATTATAGCGATTGGACAGCTCCAGCGTAAAGTCCGGTTCATTGGGATTGCATTTGTCGCTGAAGATGATCTCGATGCGGTAGACTAGATCCAGGAAGTAATCCCCTACCGTGGGCAGGTCGAGTTTGGCGTCAACGTTTTCGCGCTCGAAGATTAAAATGTGGCCTTGCAGATGATCCTGCGGTATGAACAGCGCACTCTCGATGGGCTCATTCAGATTGACCAGCTTCTTGTCGGCATACTCATCGTAGATGGTCAGCTCGGTGTCCGGTTCGAAGCCCAGTTTGCTATTAACATCCGGCACCAGATCAATGAGTCGGCGGGTGTGCggctgttgggtacatccaaTATAATTTAGCCGCTTATTGCGCGGATCATAGTATTTGAGGAACAGCAGGGATTCGGTCTTGGGATTAAAGGGCGGCAGGGGACCAGGTACATCCGTCCAGGCCAGCTGCAGCCAGATGACCCACGGTTTCTGTGACGTTGATATCTGCTCGATGGTGCGTGATCCCTCCGCCACGAAATCGAAATGCGAAAACTTTTGCGTCTGGGCGGTGCACAAGTTCCACATGCGCATACGTTGGCGCGACACTCCGAAACCCCTGACAAACAAGTCCACCAGCTCGTCGACAGTCTGATTTTGTTTGATGCGGAAGACGCGCGGATGGACCTTCTCCAGATCGAAGAGACGACGCTTGTGCTGTTCCTCGAAGTTCTCCTCGAGGATTACGTGCACGGACACATATGTGTTGGCCTCGCCGCGCTCTTTGCGTCGCGCCATTTCGATTCGTTTCTCCAGATCGAGCCGCTCCACCAGATCGCTTGATATCTCGCTTTCCGTTATGTCGCCAAGGACGCGATCCAACTCCGACTGTCGGATGTAGACCAGCATATAGGCATTGCTGCACTTGGCATGAAACGAGATCTCATCGTCCATGCCGCCGTAGTTCTGTTCGATCGCCTCCTGTTTGCGGCAACTGGAGACCACATCGTCGTCGAACTTAAACCAACGTCCGTCAGCCTTTGGATTAATGAAGACCACATAGTGCCCGCCATGGTTATCGCCCGAATGCACCAGCACGGCGTGTAGAACGTAGTCCGCCAAGGTATTCTCACTCTCGGCCAGATAGCGATCCAGATTGATGTGTTCGTAGAACTCGAAACGATCGTTGTACTTGATCGAGCTATCCGTGACGGGATCGTACTGGAAGCGCATCAGGTGCAGATGCAAAACGGGTGGGAATGAAGTGAAGATGACGCCCTTGCTGGCTTCCTAAATTCACAAGATAATATATATCAATTACTATCATGAATAAACGGGCAAATAGTTACCGATTTTGGTGgctattgattttttatttaattctaTTCGAATTCCGAGACTCACCTGCAAGCCATGCACACCAGCATCGTATTTGTTGTCACCCTCCAGCGTTTCGGGGGCTACGTAATCCTGAAAGGATTCGTAGATGTTCTTCTTATCCTTGATGTTCAGCTGAATGTCGTAGAACGTCTCGTAGCGTGTGCTATTGTAATCGACGTTCTTGCACTTAATGTACGACGACATTTTGCCCTCAAACAGACCCGGTATGGTGCCCTCCAGGATGGTGCCCTTCATCTTCGACTCGAGCTTGTCGAGCAGCACGCGCAGAAACTCCTGGACATCGTGCTGCATAAACGAATCGAGCGTCTCCCAGCCAAAGGATTTGGTTAACTTTTTGGTGCCAACGGGACGGTCACCAAACTGCAATTCATGGAACACACGCTGCAGCGATAATCCAACGGATTTGGAACTATCGTCAGCCTCCGTGGGTATGCGATACACAGACAGTCTTAGCGAATTGGTGAAGTACAATGTCTGCAGCAGCGAGTTCATATAGCAAGTGGCGCCCTGATTTTTAAGGCCAACATAGCCTGTGTGCTTCTTGGAGTCCCACAGAACGCCATGCGGTGCATCCGCAACGACGTGAACCTCCAGGGTAATGCTATTATTGTGCACATAGCTCTTTTCGGAATCCTTCAGCTCCTGCCAGGTGATAAAATTCGAGTAGCCATAGTCATTCTCCTTGGAGTAGAACAAATGCTTAATCCGGGCACGTGTGAATGGCTGTGCATCCGGCTTGTGGCACTTCAAACGCAGCTCGGCAATGGCATTGCACGACCAGGTGGGCGAATCATTCTCCCCGTTGCACTGCAGAAAGAAGCCGAGCGCTCGATCATTGGGTATGACCATGATCCGCCATGGCAGCATGCGGACATAAACTGGCGGCGATAGTCTCTGCGATTTCAATTGTACCACATTCTCGACGGTAAAGGAGAATGTCGTCTCCGAACGGAACTGATCCTCCTTGGACTCATCGTCAATGCCCATGGCCTCGCCATCGCCGAATGAAGTGGAGCTGCTATCGGCCAATAGTTGTTGTGGCGGCATATTGCCGTTCTCGCTGGGCAACTGGGTCACTGCACCAACGGCATGCAATTGTGGCTGGATAAGATTCTTGAATTTCGGCAATTGAGGCGGTGAAtttcgctgctgctgtgtCTGTTGTAGGTCACTGGTGAGGATCTCGACCTCTTGGGTGTCCTGGGTGTCCATCGCTTCAATAGACTGATCtgtttcaatttccattttagtCGGCACTTGAATAGTGCTAAAATTGGCGGCACCTCCGCGGAGGATCGGATTTCTCTGTAGGATTGTCGCTACTCACTGGATGCTGCTTTTAACTGGACGACTGCTGCCGCTATGCGGCttcttctttgcttttctAGCTTCGAATTCGCCCACTGTATAGAAAGTCCTGTCGTAAGCAAATGTTCAATTACAATGATGTACGCACAAGATGGTAAAACATACGCACGCTATCGGCgcacatgtacatacatacatatatataaatatatatatatatatatgtatatgtattgtaAAATGACTGGATGCATGTACCAAATTGCATATGGATATATACAAgtctatatattttgttttatgcaATTTGTTGCGGCTGAgtaggaagaagaagaagcagcagcggcggaATCATCTTTAAATGCGTCGCCGCTTCAGCGTCTTCTTCTTCGTTTGCTCCGCACACGCAGGGGCATGCACTTATTTtgcgtacatacatatgtacatccgCCTATGTACATTTGGGAtctaaatatgtatgtatgaagctTACCTTGCTTGTTCGACCGCTCGCTCTCCGATTTTGCCGTATTGGaatacaacaaacaaaaaaaaaaaacaacaaaaaaataagaagagTGGGTGGCGCTTTGCGGAGGATATTTCCGTGGGCGGGCAAGGTTGTTCTCACGCACAAACGCTGATTTTACGGCAATTGACAATCAAATCGGCGATGTAACAAAGATGTAACGTTGCGTACTGAAAATTTGGCAAATAGTGAAGATTCTTTGCGTATTTTTCGCCGTATGCGTGTGCTAGCCTGCTTTCTTTCCAGCAATACAATAACTACAAATACACTCGAACTTATGGCATTTGCATGGGTGTGTGCGTTTTTCGTTTGTCTTCGATGTACTCTTCCGTCGCTTCGCTTCggttaattttttatttcttttttttgtaggCTCAAGCAACGGAGCAACGTTATGccgaaaaaaaccaaaaaactaATGATGTCACATGTGTTAAATTTTGAGAATTTAAAAACGAACAGTTTTGAAGTATTTCACACGGCACTGCATCGCAGCGTTAACGtatcaattaatattttcgcacacacacatacacatgcagCGCGCAGCTCGTGCAGCTGTCAAAAACGAAACGATAACGGCAGCATATGTTATCGGCGCCAGCAACGCTGCGTGCCGCTCACGCGACTATCGATAGCTACCAGGGCGGCAGGAATTGGGCAGATGTAGCTAGATTGTAGCTATTTCCCCGACGTTGGCGAAGatcgatgttttttttatgtttttggcgaaaaacatcgatattttaaatataaacaaaaaaaattgagatttatttaaatttatagattcttatatttatatattttcggGAGTTAAAAACTTACTTTTCAGATATTTATCCATGTCTTCCACGACGCTAGTCACATTAAATTTGATAtgctttttttaattgaattagaaaatatggaaaattaatttataattacaatttataaacttTTCTCCTACTTTGCGCTTGGAAAAACATCGATGATTCCTTGAAAAAAGTCGATGTTTGTGATTTTTCCAAAACATCGAtaagtaattaatatttaacgAAATTATTAGGAAAACTTATTCGTACCGCAAAGTAAGGACgtcaaaatgaaatatttataattttggtATGGCTTAATATTAAAATGGTTTCGCTCTTTTCTAAGTTAGTTATATTTAGAAACCATGTACATATTTCCGACAGCATAATATAAGTTATATACCgtaaaaatgaattttgatAACTATTTAGATGTagaatatataacatatatctaaatatctaaatatatctaaataaatatatatttttttgaaaccaGAAATGATAATTTAAAACAcctattttattgttttaaaaatgacACATTTATGCCCTGCTGGGCTTTCAGAACCATTTGGGCCTCCAGCCTGAGCGGAGCCTGCTCCGGACTCAGTTCCATTTGGAATTCCCTAACAAGACGAGCGGTGAGCAGCTTCATCAGGAGCAGGGAGTACCGCCTGCCGATGCAGACATGTGGTCCTCCAGAGAAGGGTATATAACTGAAGGCGGGTGGGGCGACAGCGCCATCCTCCGGCAACCAACGTTCCGGC
The DNA window shown above is from Drosophila melanogaster chromosome X and carries:
- the Usp7 gene encoding Ubiquitin-specific protease 7, isoform B, with protein sequence MEIETDQSIEAMDTQDTQEVEILTSDLQQTQQQRNSPPQLPKFKNLIQPQLHAVGAVTQLPSENGNMPPQQLLADSSSTSFGDGEAMGIDDESKEDQFRSETTFSFTVENVVQLKSQRLSPPVYVRMLPWRIMVIPNDRALGFFLQCNGENDSPTWSCNAIAELRLKCHKPDAQPFTRARIKHLFYSKENDYGYSNFITWQELKDSEKSYVHNNSITLEVHVVADAPHGVLWDSKKHTGYVGLKNQGATCYMNSLLQTLYFTNSLRLSVYRIPTEADDSSKSVGLSLQRVFHELQFGDRPVGTKKLTKSFGWETLDSFMQHDVQEFLRVLLDKLESKMKGTILEGTIPGLFEGKMSSYIKCKNVDYNSTRYETFYDIQLNIKDKKNIYESFQDYVAPETLEGDNKYDAGVHGLQEASKGVIFTSFPPVLHLHLMRFQYDPVTDSSIKYNDRFEFYEHINLDRYLAESENTLADYVLHAVLVHSGDNHGGHYVVFINPKADGRWFKFDDDVVSSCRKQEAIEQNYGGMDDEISFHAKCSNAYMLVYIRQSELDRVLGDITESEISSDLVERLDLEKRIEMARRKERGEANTYVSVHVILEENFEEQHKRRLFDLEKVHPRVFRIKQNQTVDELVDLFVRGFGVSRQRMRMWNLCTAQTQKFSHFDFVAEGSRTIEQISTSQKPWVIWLQLAWTDVPGPLPPFNPKTESLLFLKYYDPRNKRLNYIGCTQQPHTRRLIDLVPDVNSKLGFEPDTELTIYDEYADKKLVNLNEPIESALFIPQDHLQGHILIFERENVDAKLDLPTVGDYFLDLVYRIEIIFSDKCNPNEPDFTLELSNRYNYDQLANAVAERLNTDPQKLQFFMCINNYKETAGNAVPYTFKGTIKDLVSYTKQSSTKRIFYQRLSLSIHELDNKKQFKCVWVSSDLKDEKELVLYPNKNDTVKGLLEEAAKKISFAENSRRKLRLLKISNHKIVAVCKDDIPLDTLLKSNESITTAQGAQKTFRIEEVPAEDMQLAENEFLIPVAHFSKELYNSFGIPFLTKARQGEPYGALKQRIQRRLNVQDKEWENYKFCVISMGHNADVNDNTPVDLEVYRSWTSGQLPFFGLDHINKSRKRSSLNFSEKAIKIYN
- the Usp7 gene encoding Ubiquitin-specific protease 7, isoform C; translation: MEIETDQSIEAMDTQDTQEVEILTSDLQQTQQQRNSPPQLPKFKNLIQPQLHAVGAVTQLPSENGNMPPQQLLADSSSTSFGDGEAMGIDDESKEDQFRSETTFSFTVENVVQLKSQRLSPPVYVRMLPWRIMVIPNDRALGFFLQCNGENDSPTWSCNAIAELRLKCHKPDAQPFTRARIKHLFYSKENDYGYSNFITWQELKDSEKSYVHNNSITLEVHVVADAPHGVLWDSKKHTGYVGLKNQGATCYMNSLLQTLYFTNSLRLSVYRIPTEADDSSKSVGLSLQRVFHELQFGDRPVGTKKLTKSFGWETLDSFMQHDVQEFLRVLLDKLESKMKGTILEGTIPGLFEGKMSSYIKCKNVDYNSTRYETFYDIQLNIKDKKNIYESFQDYVAPETLEGDNKYDAGVHGLQEASKGVIFTSFPPVLHLHLMRFQYDPVTDSSIKYNDRFEFYEHINLDRYLAESENTLADYVLHAVLVHSGDNHGGHYVVFINPKADGRWFKFDDDVVSSCRKQEAIEQNYGGMDDEISFHAKCSNAYMLVYIRQSELDRVLGDITESEISSDLVERLDLEKRIEMARRKERGEANTYVSVHVILEENFEEQHKRRLFDLEKVHPRVFRIKQNQTVDELVDLFVRGFGVSRQRMRMWNLCTAQTQKFSHFDFVAEGSRTIEQISTSQKPWVIWLQLAWTDVPGPLPPFNPKTESLLFLKYYDPRNKRLNYIGCTQQPHTRRLIDLVPDVNSKLGFEPDTELTIYDEYADKKLVNLNEPIESALFIPQDHLQGHILIFERENVDAKLDLPTVGDYFLDLVYRIEIIFSDKCNPNEPDFTLELSNRYNYDQLANAVAERLNTDPQKLQFFMCINNYKETAGNAVPYTFKDLVSYTKQSSTKRIFYQRLSLSIHELDNKKQFKCVWVSSDLKDEKELVLYPNKNDTVKGLLEEAAKKISFAENSRRKLRLLKISNHKIVAVCKDDIPLDTLLKSNESITTAQGAQKTFRIEEVPAEDMQLAENEFLIPVAHFSKELYNSFGIPFLTKARQGEPYGALKQRIQRRLNVQDKEWENYKFCVISMGHNADVNDNTPVDLEVYRSWTSGQLPFFGLDHINKSRKRSSLNFSEKAIKIYN